One segment of Triticum aestivum cultivar Chinese Spring chromosome 2A, IWGSC CS RefSeq v2.1, whole genome shotgun sequence DNA contains the following:
- the LOC123187672 gene encoding XIAP-associated factor 1 — MAAADPAVATSTCAHCNREVPSPNIALHSAHCARNLHLKCEHCGDMVPRKHMDKHYDDNHAPVNCPLCEQTVEHELWDLHKRLQCPQRMLACQYCKFELPAADIFEHQDVCGNRTKYCQPCNKDIRLREWIGHELLLHSKTNAAAESSRSMLEKEEGGRHKQARPAFGLKHKQLLLTIAITGLAVLIGSILFQRRIGSSEAL, encoded by the exons ATGGCCGCCGCCGATCCCGCCGTCGCCACCTCCACCTGCGCGCACTG TAACCGAGAGGTTCCGTCTCCCAACATCGCGCTGCATTCTGCACACTGCGCTCGCAACCTTCACTTGAAGTGTGAGCATTGTGGAGATATGGTCCCAAGGAAGCACATGGATAAGCACTATGATGATAACCATGCTCCG GTGAATTGCCCACTCTGCGAACAAACTGTGGAGCATGAGCTGTGGGATCTTCATAAACGCTTACAGTGCCCACAAAGGATGCTTGCGTGCCAGTATTGCAAGTTTGAACTACCTGCAGCTGACATTTTTGAGCATCAG GATGTATGTGGAAATCGAACAAAATATTGTCAACCTTGCAACAAGGACATCAGACTTCGAGAATGGATTGGACACGAGCTCCTACTCCATTCAAAAACAAATGCCGCTGCAGAATCTTCAAG ATCCATGCTGGAAAAAGAAGAGGGTGGTCGTCACAAGCAAGCACGCCCCGCTTTTGGTTTGAAACACAAGCAACTGCTCCTCACAATTGCAATAACCGGACTTGCTGTACTGATTGGATCCATTCTGTTCCAAAGAAGGATTGGAAGTTCCGAAGCCTTGTAA